Proteins found in one Chloroherpetonaceae bacterium genomic segment:
- the secE gene encoding preprotein translocase subunit SecE — MVDKIKQYASEVVTEMKKVTWPSQEELKESTIVVLTVSGLLALFTFVTDETINFVIKQLVKLG; from the coding sequence ATGGTTGATAAAATAAAGCAGTACGCATCTGAAGTAGTGACGGAAATGAAGAAGGTAACTTGGCCTTCTCAGGAAGAACTGAAGGAATCAACGATAGTTGTACTAACGGTTTCAGGCTTATTGGCCTTATTTACATTTGTGACTGATGAAACCATTAATTTTGTGATCAAGCAGTTGGTTAAGTTAGGGTAA
- a CDS encoding exodeoxyribonuclease III produces the protein MPFSVVTWNVNGIRAREAALHQWLQKSLPDVLCLQEIKADKTKIPISFQNVDGYEIFWNDSTVRGGYSGTALFVKKSTLQSLKNPIFIIPPFDLENRLVGLQTDEFTLLGVYMPRGEKDDHYQVKLDFFKKIGQFLSLEMKNGREVMLCGDINVAHTPIDLHDSQKSDDAVGFRPPERAEIDAWLQLGLKDVFREMNPGQTGLYTWWPYWKGAREKNLGWRIDCLYASEKMAQNAKIGRIHTEEKSSDHAPMEIVFD, from the coding sequence ATGCCTTTTTCTGTCGTTACTTGGAATGTAAATGGGATTCGCGCCCGTGAAGCTGCTTTACATCAATGGCTCCAAAAATCATTGCCCGATGTGTTATGCCTCCAAGAAATCAAGGCAGACAAAACAAAAATTCCGATCTCATTTCAAAATGTTGATGGATACGAAATTTTTTGGAATGATTCGACCGTTCGCGGCGGATACAGTGGAACTGCGCTTTTTGTGAAGAAAAGCACACTTCAATCATTAAAAAATCCAATCTTTATTATTCCCCCATTCGATTTGGAAAACCGCTTGGTAGGGTTGCAGACTGATGAATTCACGCTTCTCGGTGTTTATATGCCTCGAGGAGAAAAAGATGATCATTATCAAGTAAAGCTGGATTTTTTCAAAAAAATCGGGCAGTTTCTTTCGCTTGAAATGAAAAATGGCAGAGAAGTAATGCTCTGCGGCGATATCAATGTGGCTCACACACCCATCGATCTTCACGATTCTCAAAAAAGCGACGATGCCGTTGGGTTTCGACCACCTGAACGGGCAGAAATTGACGCGTGGCTGCAACTTGGGCTCAAGGACGTTTTTCGAGAAATGAATCCCGGTCAGACAGGACTCTATACGTGGTGGCCTTATTGGAAGGGTGCCCGCGAAAAAAATTTAGGCTGGCGAATCGATTGCCTTTATGCTTCTGAAAAAATGGCGCAAAACGCAAAAATTGGGCGAATTCATACCGAAGAAAAAAGCTCAGATCATGCACCAATGGAAATCGTTTTTGACTAA
- the rpsT gene encoding 30S ribosomal protein S20 yields the protein MPRHKSAEKRVRQSKRRNVRNRNNKSEAKKLIKAVAAAVKTGTSADETEKALRAAVQKLDRMEVKGLMHRNAVARHKSRLVKSVNATKKTASK from the coding sequence ATGCCAAGACATAAATCTGCCGAAAAGCGTGTTCGCCAATCAAAGCGTCGCAATGTTCGCAACCGTAATAACAAATCAGAAGCAAAGAAACTCATTAAGGCTGTTGCAGCGGCTGTCAAAACGGGAACCAGTGCTGACGAAACTGAAAAGGCCTTAAGAGCGGCTGTTCAAAAACTTGACCGAATGGAAGTCAAGGGATTGATGCATCGCAATGCGGTTGCTCGCCATAAGTCTCGCCTTGTAAAGTCTGTCAACGCGACAAAAAAAACTGCTTCAAAGTAA